The following coding sequences are from one Candidatus Paceibacterota bacterium window:
- a CDS encoding DNA replication/repair protein RecF: MHLAHLRLRDFRNYARMDVDFAPGFHLLLGDNAQGKTNVLEAIYLMATLRSFRGVGGAQMIRHGQKGYFAGGRIVGQGEHDVKMYWSSRERSLSLDSRPVRKLSDYLGVLRTVVFCTEDLLLVKGVARVRRRFMDLLSSQTHPAYLPLLQRYTRALRSRNALLKQPAPDPMALDSFSRELVKAGEEIIRLRRELVPKLSPLVRLAYRRISSAAEEPRLDYRPSVKQDFGVELAQSRRREGVYRSTLIGPHRDELELLLDDRPAAAFGSEGQKRTLAIALKLAQAEYLTGLHGSPPVLLIDDIMGELDTKRRAGFLPLLDRAEQSRGQVFMTATEASWPEGPGREVQRWRVRDGTLLKESK; the protein is encoded by the coding sequence TGCCCCCGGCTTTCATCTGCTGCTGGGCGATAATGCGCAGGGGAAGACCAATGTTCTGGAGGCGATCTATCTCATGGCGACGCTGCGGTCGTTTCGCGGCGTGGGCGGCGCGCAGATGATCCGGCATGGACAGAAGGGCTATTTCGCGGGGGGCAGGATCGTCGGGCAAGGGGAACACGACGTCAAGATGTATTGGTCCAGCCGGGAACGAAGCCTGAGCCTGGATAGCCGGCCGGTGCGCAAGCTCAGCGATTACCTGGGGGTGCTGCGCACGGTTGTCTTCTGCACGGAAGACTTGCTATTGGTCAAGGGGGTGGCGCGCGTGCGGCGCCGTTTCATGGACCTGCTGTCATCGCAGACGCATCCCGCCTACCTGCCGCTTTTGCAGCGCTACACGCGGGCGTTGCGCTCCCGCAACGCGCTGCTGAAGCAGCCGGCCCCCGATCCAATGGCGTTGGACAGTTTTTCGCGGGAACTGGTCAAGGCCGGTGAAGAAATCATCCGTCTGCGGCGCGAGCTGGTCCCCAAGTTGTCGCCCCTGGTCCGGCTGGCCTATCGGCGTATTTCGAGCGCGGCGGAGGAACCGCGGCTGGATTATCGGCCGAGCGTCAAGCAGGACTTCGGCGTTGAGCTGGCGCAATCGCGCCGCCGGGAAGGGGTGTATCGCTCGACGCTGATCGGGCCGCACCGGGATGAACTGGAGCTGTTGCTGGACGACCGGCCGGCGGCAGCTTTTGGCAGTGAAGGCCAGAAACGCACGCTGGCCATCGCCCTCAAGCTGGCGCAGGCGGAGTACCTGACCGGCCTTCACGGCTCGCCGCCGGTGTTGCTCATTGACGACATCATGGGCGAACTCGACACGAAGCGCCGGGCTGGCTTCCTGCCGCTGCTGGACCGGGCGGAGCAATCGCGCGGCCAGGTCTTCATGACGGCGACCGAGGCGAGCTGGCCGGAGGGACCCGGGCGCGAAGTCCAGCGCTGGCGAGTGCGGGACGGGACATTGCTCAAAGAAAGCAAGTGA
- a CDS encoding Gfo/Idh/MocA family oxidoreductase, which produces MATAKPLKLACIGCGARAQTYAALAARRPDRFEIVAGADPVPERVEKIRGISGRAEFRGFASAEALLAAGKLADLIIVATQDNDHYGHCTGALRLGYNVLLEKPISTRVEQVLEIERLARQMDRRVMVCFVLRFAAFYRKVKEIIDSGALGELASIQASEGVMPWHQAHSFVRGHWSVVGRSSPMILSKCCHDMDIVHWLAGRRCRRVASFGSLDYFRRERAPAGAPARCTDGCPAGDTCPYNALRYAGDMRAPWLAMVYDRAQEATADEVTAWLRTSPWGRCVYRCDNDAVDRQVLALEFEGGLTGTFTMTAFENGRHIEIYGTRGVLKGGETYRHQFGTHLVFIAHEGKAVRYTVQAEDGGYELHGGGDAGLVNALYDEMTRPPGAPLEAGLASTVHSHLIAFAAEQARVTGRTVDLDQFCRNQAGAPR; this is translated from the coding sequence ATGGCCACCGCCAAGCCGTTGAAACTCGCCTGCATCGGGTGCGGGGCGCGGGCGCAGACCTATGCCGCGCTGGCCGCGCGCCGGCCGGATCGCTTTGAGATCGTCGCGGGCGCCGACCCGGTGCCCGAGCGGGTCGAGAAGATTCGCGGCATCTCGGGCCGGGCGGAGTTCCGCGGATTCGCAAGCGCCGAAGCGCTGCTGGCCGCGGGCAAGCTGGCCGACCTCATCATCGTGGCCACGCAAGACAACGATCACTACGGCCACTGCACGGGCGCCCTGCGGCTGGGGTACAACGTGCTGCTGGAGAAGCCTATCTCAACACGCGTGGAGCAGGTCCTGGAGATCGAGCGCCTGGCCCGCCAGATGGATCGGCGCGTGATGGTGTGCTTCGTCCTGCGCTTTGCCGCTTTCTACCGCAAGGTAAAGGAGATCATTGACTCCGGAGCGCTGGGGGAGTTGGCCTCGATCCAGGCCAGCGAAGGGGTGATGCCGTGGCACCAGGCGCATTCATTCGTGCGCGGACACTGGTCCGTCGTGGGGAGAAGCTCCCCGATGATCCTCTCCAAGTGCTGCCATGACATGGATATCGTGCATTGGCTGGCGGGGCGGCGCTGCCGGCGAGTCGCGAGCTTCGGTTCGCTGGACTACTTCCGCCGTGAGCGGGCTCCGGCGGGAGCCCCGGCACGCTGCACCGACGGCTGCCCGGCAGGTGATACTTGCCCATACAACGCGCTTCGATACGCGGGCGACATGCGCGCGCCGTGGCTGGCCATGGTCTATGACCGCGCGCAGGAGGCCACAGCGGACGAAGTCACTGCCTGGCTCCGCACCAGCCCCTGGGGCCGCTGTGTTTACCGCTGCGACAACGACGCCGTGGACCGGCAGGTGCTGGCGCTGGAGTTCGAAGGCGGATTGACCGGCACGTTCACGATGACCGCGTTCGAGAATGGCCGGCATATCGAGATTTACGGGACGCGCGGCGTGCTCAAGGGCGGCGAGACGTACCGCCACCAATTCGGGACGCACCTGGTCTTCATCGCGCATGAAGGCAAGGCGGTGCGCTACACTGTGCAGGCCGAGGACGGAGGCTACGAGTTGCACGGGGGTGGCGACGCGGGCCTGGTCAACGCGCTCTATGACGAGATGACCCGCCCGCCGGGGGCGCCGCTGGAAGCGGGGCTCGCTTCGACGGTGCACAGCCACCTGATCGCCTTTGCCGCCGAGCAGGCGCGCGTGACAGGGCGAACCGTGGACCTCGATCAGTTCTGCCGCAATCAAGCTGGCGCGCCCCGCTGA
- a CDS encoding uroporphyrinogen decarboxylase family protein has protein sequence MMTSRERVLGALGRRAIDRVPRLLYEEVIGYTPPIERLLRERCAPQAPREYFGMDITGVTAEPTRLPRSRFTEWFGEAAAGSALESGQVDEWGVWWRTGTFHHFAQVESPLRGMVPIDRLREYPWPDLDQPYRFRGLRQRVADLHARGLAVAAFAGSVFEQAWYLRGLEDLMLDLASAPERAHYLFERTAALQQFAAEQFARAGVDIIITGDDVAGQQGLLMSIEMWRKFLKPRLAATARAVKRANPGAFVFYHSDGNIEQLIPELIEVGVDILNPIQPECMDPAAIKRRYGDRLSFWGTVSVQRTMPFGTPAEVRAEVRARIREVGHDGGLILAPAHVLGPETPWENIVAFFAAADEMCP, from the coding sequence ATGATGACCTCACGGGAACGAGTGCTGGGGGCGCTGGGGCGGCGGGCGATTGACCGGGTGCCGCGGCTGCTCTACGAGGAGGTGATCGGCTACACGCCGCCGATCGAGCGGTTGCTGCGCGAGAGGTGCGCCCCGCAGGCGCCGCGGGAATACTTCGGCATGGACATCACCGGCGTGACTGCCGAACCGACCCGGCTGCCGCGAAGCCGCTTCACCGAGTGGTTTGGAGAAGCCGCCGCCGGTTCGGCACTGGAGAGCGGCCAGGTGGATGAATGGGGAGTGTGGTGGCGGACGGGCACGTTCCACCACTTCGCGCAGGTCGAGTCGCCGCTGCGCGGAATGGTGCCGATCGACCGGCTGCGGGAGTATCCCTGGCCGGACCTCGACCAGCCGTATCGGTTTCGGGGCCTGCGGCAGCGTGTCGCCGATCTTCATGCGCGGGGTCTGGCGGTGGCGGCCTTTGCGGGCTCGGTATTCGAGCAAGCCTGGTACCTGCGTGGACTGGAGGACCTGATGCTGGACCTGGCGTCGGCGCCGGAGCGAGCGCACTACCTGTTCGAGCGGACGGCGGCTTTGCAGCAGTTCGCCGCCGAGCAATTCGCGCGCGCGGGCGTTGACATCATCATCACCGGCGATGATGTCGCGGGGCAGCAGGGCTTGCTGATGAGCATTGAGATGTGGCGCAAGTTCCTGAAGCCGCGGCTGGCCGCCACCGCGCGAGCCGTGAAACGGGCTAATCCCGGGGCGTTTGTTTTCTACCATTCGGATGGGAACATCGAGCAGCTGATTCCCGAGCTGATCGAAGTCGGGGTTGACATCCTGAACCCCATCCAGCCCGAGTGCATGGACCCGGCCGCGATCAAACGGCGCTACGGCGACCGGCTATCCTTCTGGGGCACGGTGAGCGTGCAGCGGACGATGCCATTCGGGACGCCGGCGGAGGTGCGGGCGGAGGTGCGGGCGCGCATCCGGGAGGTGGGGCATGATGGCGGGTTGATCCTGGCGCCGGCGCATGTGCTGGGGCCGGAGACGCCATGGGAAAACATAGTTGCATTCTTCGCGGCGGCGGATGAAATGTGCCCGTAA
- a CDS encoding glycoside hydrolase, giving the protein MPFAKWGHGGGALLLLLGALFPGGLPARGGYYIQSTNSVARFDPATLEVALRSGNLREVVVSAAQTNLGRVANLIFDRDMNPSKARWSFPDRQISLSLAMEETRLSIHVLAAEPGEFTFPILPARAPASGWILPLSEGVYAPCGDTNWERFLTSQAVMNTTADLTMPFVGLEYRLAVASQPWPRTWTLTCILTNPFNNQLQFVRAPDNTLEARLTHQFTRNHPVKEYAVVFELGTNSLVEPARRYRQWLMEHDEFVSFSDKVRKTPEAGKLPGAAHVYLWGSEPLDPSDVADWKGLARALKDGDAASGPPPARRIWGLLKPEAKAMVSQILEAQWPDRYQKSQVIEALNRLLRQPQFGDVATWQAVALEPDIASLLKSDRSKLSRADLCRLNSHLLAAAFPGLLNRPDTWGNGTSPKMIQQLAAAGLDRLWLGSDDWGGFLDRPGTVSAAKQAGFLIGPYDSYHSIHRPNEPDTWETAQFDAALYATGAIVNADGTKRRGFKKKGYLLSPDAARPYVEKRVSGLMKAFHANSWFIDCDGFGEYFDDYSERHPATQLSDMQARKSRMAWIRDTYGAVIGTEGCSAGVAATVHFAHGVMTPVIGWGDPDLTNKQSKYYLGSYYPPDEPSVFFKPVPLKEEHRYIYFEPRFRLPLFETVFHDSVVATHNWSFASLKAQDEARTVELLELLYQVPPLYHLNVPEFQKRRGQIKRHYEFFSPLHRETAWLPLTGFEWLTPDAAVQRTVFGDKVEVVANFGRKEFEQTGVKVGGGCVVVKRRGSGESREYKAE; this is encoded by the coding sequence ATGCCTTTCGCCAAGTGGGGCCACGGAGGTGGTGCGCTGCTGTTATTGCTGGGGGCACTGTTTCCTGGAGGATTACCTGCCAGAGGCGGCTACTACATCCAAAGCACCAACTCCGTCGCCCGGTTTGATCCGGCCACCCTGGAAGTCGCGCTGAGAAGCGGCAACCTGCGTGAGGTAGTGGTGTCCGCGGCCCAGACCAATCTTGGCCGAGTGGCCAATCTGATCTTTGACCGCGACATGAATCCAAGCAAGGCCCGGTGGTCGTTTCCCGACCGCCAGATCTCCCTGAGCCTCGCAATGGAGGAAACCCGCCTTTCGATCCATGTCCTGGCGGCGGAGCCTGGTGAGTTCACCTTTCCCATCCTTCCCGCGCGCGCCCCGGCCTCGGGCTGGATTCTGCCGCTCTCTGAAGGCGTGTATGCGCCGTGCGGCGACACGAATTGGGAGAGATTTCTAACCAGTCAGGCTGTGATGAACACCACCGCGGATCTCACCATGCCCTTCGTGGGACTGGAGTATCGCTTGGCTGTCGCGTCTCAACCGTGGCCGCGGACGTGGACGCTGACGTGCATCCTGACCAACCCTTTCAATAACCAACTGCAGTTTGTTCGCGCGCCGGACAACACGCTGGAGGCGCGCCTGACGCACCAGTTCACCCGCAACCACCCGGTGAAAGAATACGCGGTGGTCTTCGAGTTGGGAACCAATTCACTGGTCGAACCAGCCCGGCGGTATCGGCAATGGCTTATGGAGCACGACGAGTTCGTCAGCTTCAGCGACAAGGTGCGGAAGACGCCTGAAGCCGGGAAACTGCCCGGCGCGGCGCATGTTTATCTCTGGGGCAGTGAGCCGCTCGACCCGTCTGATGTCGCCGATTGGAAAGGGCTTGCCCGGGCGCTGAAGGACGGGGACGCAGCTTCCGGGCCGCCGCCTGCCCGGCGGATTTGGGGCCTGCTAAAGCCGGAGGCCAAGGCGATGGTCAGCCAAATCCTCGAGGCGCAGTGGCCGGACCGTTACCAGAAGTCGCAAGTCATCGAGGCCCTCAACCGCCTGCTCCGGCAGCCGCAGTTTGGCGACGTGGCGACGTGGCAAGCCGTCGCGCTGGAGCCGGACATCGCCTCCCTCCTGAAGTCCGACCGCAGCAAGTTGAGCCGGGCGGATCTCTGCCGGCTGAACTCGCACTTGCTGGCGGCGGCATTCCCGGGCCTGCTGAACAGACCTGATACCTGGGGCAATGGGACCTCGCCCAAAATGATCCAGCAGCTTGCGGCGGCGGGCTTGGATCGCCTGTGGCTGGGCAGCGACGACTGGGGAGGATTCCTGGACCGGCCGGGGACGGTATCGGCTGCGAAGCAAGCGGGATTCCTGATCGGCCCTTACGATTCGTATCACAGCATTCACCGGCCGAACGAGCCGGACACCTGGGAGACCGCGCAGTTCGACGCGGCGCTGTATGCGACCGGCGCCATTGTCAACGCCGACGGCACGAAGCGGCGCGGGTTCAAGAAGAAAGGGTATCTGCTAAGCCCCGACGCGGCGCGGCCATACGTCGAGAAGCGCGTGTCGGGCCTGATGAAGGCGTTCCATGCCAACTCGTGGTTCATAGACTGCGACGGTTTTGGGGAGTACTTTGACGACTACTCGGAGCGGCATCCCGCCACGCAGCTTTCGGACATGCAAGCCCGCAAGTCGCGCATGGCGTGGATTCGCGACACCTATGGCGCGGTCATCGGCACCGAAGGCTGCTCCGCCGGCGTGGCCGCGACGGTTCACTTTGCGCATGGGGTAATGACGCCGGTCATTGGCTGGGGCGATCCGGACCTGACCAACAAGCAATCCAAGTATTATCTCGGATCCTACTACCCGCCGGACGAGCCCAGCGTTTTCTTCAAGCCCGTGCCGCTCAAGGAGGAACACCGGTATATTTACTTCGAGCCGCGGTTCAGGCTGCCGTTGTTTGAGACGGTGTTCCACGATTCGGTGGTTGCCACGCATAATTGGTCATTCGCCAGCCTGAAGGCGCAAGACGAAGCCCGGACCGTGGAGCTGCTGGAGCTGCTTTACCAGGTGCCGCCGCTGTATCATCTCAACGTGCCGGAATTCCAGAAGCGCCGGGGGCAAATCAAGCGGCACTATGAGTTCTTTTCCCCGCTGCACCGGGAGACGGCGTGGCTGCCGCTGACTGGCTTCGAATGGCTGACTCCCGATGCGGCGGTGCAGCGCACTGTCTTTGGTGACAAGGTCGAAGTGGTCGCCAACTTCGGGAGGAAGGAGTTCGAGCAAACCGGGGTGAAGGTGGGCGGGGGGTGCGTGGTGGTGAAGCGGCGTGGGAGCGGGGAGAGCCGCGAGTACAAGGCGGAATGA